The following coding sequences are from one Perognathus longimembris pacificus isolate PPM17 chromosome 13, ASM2315922v1, whole genome shotgun sequence window:
- the LOC125361775 gene encoding olfactory receptor 52N4, with amino-acid sequence MLIQNKTDLTPTSFILNGIPGLEDMHIWISFPFCSMYVVAMVGNCGLLYLIRYEDVLHRPMYYFLAMLSLTDIVMCSSTIPKALCIFWFHLKEIRLNECLVQMFFVHTFTGMESGVLMLMALDRYVAICYPLRYSTILTNPVIAKVGFVTFLRGVLLIIPFTFLTKRLPYCRGNIILHTYCDHMSVAKLSCGNVKVNAIYGLMVALLIGGFDILCITVSYTMILRAVINLSSADARQKAFSTCTAHICAIVFSYSPAFFSFFSHRFGGHTIPPSCHIIMANIYVLLPPTMNPVVYGVKTKQIRDCVVRILSGSKDGKTHSI; translated from the coding sequence ATGCTAATACAGAATAAAACAGATCTGACTCCCACTTCATTTATTCTGAATGGGATTCCAGGGCTGGAAGACATGCACATCTGGATTTCCTTCCCATTCTGCTCCATGTACGTGGTGGCTATGGTAGGAAATTGTGGACTCCTCTACCTCATCCGCTATGAGGACGTCCTGCACAGGCCCATGTACTACTTCTTAGCTATGCTTTCTTTAACTGACATTGTCATGTGCTCTAGTACAATTCCCAAAGCCCTCTGCATCTTCTggtttcatctaaaggaaattAGATTGAATGAATGCCTGGTCCAGATGTTCTTCGTTCATACTTTCACAGGGATGGAATCCGGGGTGCTCATGCTGATGGCGCtggaccgctatgtggccatctgctaCCCTCTGCGCTACTCTACCATCCTCACCAATCCTGTCATTGCAAAGGTTGGGTTTGTCACCTTTCTGAGAGGTGTGTTACTCATTATTCCATTCACTTTCCTCACCAAGCGCCTGCCCTATTGTAGAGGCAATATTATTCTTCATACTTATTGTGATCATATGTCTGTAGCCAAATTATCCTGTGGCAATGTCAAAGTCAATGCTATCTATGGTTTGATGGTGGCCCTCCTTATCGGAGGCTTTGACATTCTGTGCATCACTGTCTCCTACACAATGATCCTGCGGGCAGTGATCAACCTGTCCTCAGCAGACGCCCGGCAGAAGGCCTTCAGCACCTGCACTGCCCACATCTGTGCCATTGTTTTTTCCTACAGTCCAGCTTTCTTTTCGTTCTTTTCTCATCGCTTTGGTGGCCACACAATCCCTCCTTCTTGCCACATCATAATGGCCAATATTTACGTGCTTCTGCCTCCCACCATGAACCCTGTTGTCTATGGAGTGAAAACCAAGCAAATACGAGACTGTGTCGTGAGGATCCTTTCAGGCTCCAAGGATGGCAAAACCCACAGCATATGA